In a single window of the Nodularia spumigena CCY9414 genome:
- a CDS encoding YbjQ family protein — protein MIVTTTDVIQGAVIESYLGIVTAEVVYGSNFIRDFFASIRDVIGGRTASYERLFEQGQRKAIEELEQRAQRLGADAVIGIEFDTGTINIDQSGVLLLITATGTAVKMR, from the coding sequence ATGATTGTAACTACGACTGATGTAATTCAAGGTGCGGTGATAGAATCATATTTAGGTATTGTGACAGCCGAAGTTGTATATGGCAGTAATTTCATCCGAGATTTTTTTGCCAGCATTCGAGATGTTATCGGTGGTCGAACTGCTAGCTATGAGCGTTTATTTGAGCAGGGACAGCGAAAAGCCATAGAAGAATTAGAACAACGCGCCCAGCGTTTAGGCGCAGATGCTGTAATTGGGATTGAATTTGACACCGGCACAATCAATATTGATCAAAGCGGAGTTTTATTATTGATTACGGCCACAGGTACTGCTGTGAAAATGCGTTAG
- a CDS encoding tetratricopeptide repeat protein, with protein sequence MYKRISLVVAVLSLGFSAVSIPSVAQAQVLMAQTTNPQLKRLFEEGQRLVAANDYNGAIAIYQQAAQIEPRNARIHSGIGYLYAQQGNFPPALASYRRAIAIDANNSDFHYAVGYIKVNMGDTKGAKESYRRAIQLNRNHLNAYLGLGITQARMGDFTAANWAYEQAIKLAPNNAQTYEFMALMYKQRRQTAKANNLLKKARNLYQRRNDSAGVNRIDGMLRELGG encoded by the coding sequence GTGTACAAACGCATATCGCTTGTAGTTGCTGTTCTGTCCTTAGGATTTAGTGCTGTTAGTATCCCCTCAGTGGCTCAGGCTCAGGTACTAATGGCGCAAACCACAAACCCCCAATTAAAGAGACTGTTTGAGGAGGGACAGAGGCTGGTGGCTGCTAATGACTATAATGGGGCGATCGCCATTTATCAACAAGCTGCTCAAATCGAGCCAAGGAATGCTAGAATTCATTCTGGGATTGGCTACCTCTATGCCCAACAAGGAAATTTTCCACCAGCCCTAGCTTCTTATCGTCGAGCGATCGCCATTGACGCTAATAATAGTGATTTTCATTACGCTGTGGGTTATATCAAAGTTAATATGGGTGACACCAAAGGCGCGAAAGAATCTTACCGTCGTGCTATCCAACTAAACCGTAACCATTTGAATGCTTATTTGGGTTTAGGTATCACTCAAGCCCGGATGGGAGACTTTACAGCCGCTAATTGGGCTTACGAACAAGCAATTAAACTTGCTCCCAATAATGCCCAAACTTACGAGTTTATGGCTTTAATGTATAAACAGCGACGACAAACCGCAAAAGCCAACAACTTGCTTAAAAAAGCTCGTAACTTGTATCAACGGCGAAATGACTCGGCTGGAGTCAACAGGATAGATGGGATGTTGCGGGAATTAGGAGGCTAA